The stretch of DNA TTGCGCGCAGAGACGCAAAGACGCTAAGAAAAGCTCCAGATCATAGCTTTCTTCTTTTCTTTGCGTCTCCGCGTCTCTGCGCGAGATCTTTTTTTTAATTTTTCAAACACCCCCCAGCAGGTGATCACCCCATGCCCCCACGCATCACCGCCGTTTTTGCATTGGCCATCCTCTTCTGCGCGACAACAAACCTCCCCGCCGCTGATCCACCGGCGAAGCCGAATATCGTGTTCATCATGGCCGATGACCTCGGCTACGGCGACTTGGGGTGTTACGGGCAAAAGCGAATTCAGACGCCGCACTTAGATGGCATGGCGCGCGAAGGGACACGGTTTTTGCAGGCCTATGCCGGGTCGACGGTCTGCGCACCGTCGCGGTGTTGCTTGATGACCGGCGTGCATAACGGACATGCGCGGATTCGCGACAACATTCCGCACGGCACATTTTTGCACGACGACGATATCACGTTGGCCGAAGTCCTCAAACCGGCCGGGTATCGCACCGGAGCCATCGGCAAGTGGAGCCTCGGCGTGCATGGTTCCCAAGGAAAACCCAATGATCAAGGATTCGACGATTGGTTTGGACACCTCGATCAGGACCAGGCGCATTTTTATTATCCGCATTACCTGTGGGATAACGACCGCATCAAATTGCTACGCGACAACCGCGCCGAAAAGCGAGGTGCTTATACGCACGACCTGTTCACCGAGCGGGCACTACAGTTCATTGAACAATCCGGCGACGAACCCTTTTTTCTGTATTTGGCCTACACGCTGCCGCACTGGTCCGACTTTCCCGGCAACACGCCCGAATCGCTCATTGTCCCCAGCGACGCTCCTTATACCAATCGTTCCTGGCCGCAGGTTGAAAAGAACTACGCCGCCATGATCACACGTATGGATCGTGACGTGGGCGCCATTTTAGCGTTGCTCAAAAAGCAGGGCCTCGATGACAACACGATCGTATTCTTCACCAGTGACAACGGCCCCTGTGCGACAGCCAGCCAATCGCATCGCCCCAAGTACTTCAACAGTCGTGGCCCCTTCCAGGGACAAAAACGCGACCTTTACGAAGCGGGCATCCGTGTGCCGATGATCGTCCGCTGGCCGGGACACGTTCCCGCCGGACGCGAAAGCAATCAAGTCTGGGCCTTCTGGGATGTGATGCCCACCCTGGCGGAATTAGCAGGCGTCCCCGCTCCGGAATCGACCGATGGCATTTCCATGGCGCCGGCAATTTTAGGAAAGCCGCAAAAACAACAACACGAATTTCTATATTGGGATTACGGACACTCACGCGGCAATTTCATGCAGGCGGTCCGCATGGGGGATTGGAAAGGCATCCGCAACGGCATCGATGCGGACATTGAGCTGTATGACTTAGCTGTGGATCCCGGTGAAAAGCAAAACCTCGCCACGGAGCACGCGGAGATCGTCCAAAAAATCGACCAAGCCATGCAAGATTCCTTCGTCGAAACCCCCGCCTACCCAATCGTCCATCCCGAAGACCGGAAAGGCCGTTGATGATCCTCCGGGGCTTCAGTTGCGCATACAGTCAACCTGGTTAGAAAAAGAAGACTCGCGCAGAGGCGCAAAGCCGCAAAGAAAAAGAAAAGCATTCGCAGGCACGACTTTGCGAGCTTGGCGGCTTTGCGTGAGGTTTATTTCTGTTACCAAAACATTTGCACTGAAACACAGGTCAGAACGCACGCGGCCCGATGCCTTGCATGATTTCGTCATTTAGCGAAAACAGTGCCGGGGTCCCGCCGGTATGCACGAACACCACGTTTTGATCCGCCGTGAATCGGCCTTGGCGGATGTGGTCGATCAGGCCGGACATCGCTTTGCTGCTATAAATCGGGTCGAGCAAAATGGCTTCCTGGCGGGCCATGAGGGAAATCGCTTCCAAACCGGCCGGTGAAGAGGTCCCGTAACCAGTCGGCCCGATGTACTCTTCGGACAGGTCAATGTCACTCGATTCCACGTCAACCGAAACGCCGATCAACTCGCCTGCTTCACGCGCAATCCGCGCCATATCGGCCCGTGTATCCCAGGGCCAGACGATCGGGGCACAATGCGTGATGGGTAAATTCAACCCCAAGGCTTTGCTCCCCGCCACCAAGCCGGCACCCGTCGACCCGGCGGAACACAAGTAGACCGCATCGGGTGTGAACGACTGCGCGGCTGCCTGTTCGGCGATCTCGATCATGGCCGTCACATAGCCAACCGCCGCCAACGGCTTGACAACTTTGCGGTCCCAGGAATACACCGTGCGTCCCGCCGCTGCGTATTCGCGACTGCGGTGCATGATATGTTCGTCGACTTCCGGACCGATCGCACCCTCAATGATTTCGACTTTCGCGCCGACCAGATAATCGAGCAACAAATTGCCTTGAATCGGATCAGGCCCGTTCGCCGGACGACCGCGACCGAGCACCAGATGAATATCAATGCCCGCTTTCGCGCAGGCGGCAGCGGTCTGGCGGCAGTTATTGCTGTGAATACCCGCCCCCCAGACAAAGATGTCCGCCTGCTTTTTGATCGCATCGCCCAGGATCAATTCATTGTGCCGCGTCTTATTCCCACCGAACGTCAAGCCGGTGCAGTCGTCCCGCTTGATATAAATCTGCGGCCCGCCCAACAGTTTTGAAAGTTTCGGCAGATGCTCCAGTGGTGTGGGAGTATGGGCCAACGGAAAATGCGGCAATTTCGCAACAGCAGCACGGAGTTCATCAGTGGTCAGTCGTGGCATGGTAGTTCTGTTATCGCTGTTTTGTCATTGAGTGAGAATTATAGGGAATATTTGAGCCGTACTATTACCATGCGCAGGCCAGTTTTTCGACCGGTAACAGAAATTTCAGTCATTCCCCCAAACCGTCAACCAGAATACTGTCAAACAGAATTCCCTGCAAAAACACCGAAACCCCGAAGGGGTGAGACATCCTAGCCCAGGGTAAGCGGCAAAGCCGCGCCACCCTGGGAACGCGTGTAACCGTAGAACGAACCCTGAAGGGGTTCCACATATTGACCTTTCGCTTTCGGTGAACCATGATTGCTCAACCCCTTCAGGGTTGCATCCTGATTACCTACTTCCAACCTGGGGTGCGCTCACTCCGTTCGCGACCCCAGGCTATGATGTTTTACGCCTTCAGCGAAAAACAATTTCGTCCCTTAATCATTATCGTTGAGAGTCAACTTTGGAACGACCGGCGTTGGATGTTGGCAATGCAATCAACGCGTGATCCACGCTCCGCCGCACATCGTGGCGGTGACTTCGGTTTCCGGAGCAAACAATTCATCCGCCGCCCCATTCAAGGCCACGACCGCCATGTCAGCGGATTTCCCCGACCGCAACGTGCCGATTTCGCCATCTAGTCCTAAGGCCCGCGCCCCGTTGATAGTCCCCAGCGCTAACAATTCCGCCAAGTCGACATCAGGAAACGTCTGTCGCAAAAATTGCAGTTCCCGCCACAGATTCAAATCCGGATTCGAGCCGCGGCTGTCGGTACCGATCGCGACCGATGCGCCTGCTTGCACTAGACGTTGCCAGGGATGGGGTGAGTGGCCAAAATAAGCATGCGTGCGGGGGCAGTAGACGACCGTGATGTTGGGATGCGCCGACAGGAATGCGATTTCTTCGTCATCCAGATAATTCCCGTGAATCGCCAACGCATGTTCGACATCCGCCAGCGGGCGGAGGTAATCCAGCGGCCGCGACCCAGCT from Symmachiella dynata encodes:
- a CDS encoding arylsulfatase, producing the protein MPPRITAVFALAILFCATTNLPAADPPAKPNIVFIMADDLGYGDLGCYGQKRIQTPHLDGMAREGTRFLQAYAGSTVCAPSRCCLMTGVHNGHARIRDNIPHGTFLHDDDITLAEVLKPAGYRTGAIGKWSLGVHGSQGKPNDQGFDDWFGHLDQDQAHFYYPHYLWDNDRIKLLRDNRAEKRGAYTHDLFTERALQFIEQSGDEPFFLYLAYTLPHWSDFPGNTPESLIVPSDAPYTNRSWPQVEKNYAAMITRMDRDVGAILALLKKQGLDDNTIVFFTSDNGPCATASQSHRPKYFNSRGPFQGQKRDLYEAGIRVPMIVRWPGHVPAGRESNQVWAFWDVMPTLAELAGVPAPESTDGISMAPAILGKPQKQQHEFLYWDYGHSRGNFMQAVRMGDWKGIRNGIDADIELYDLAVDPGEKQNLATEHAEIVQKIDQAMQDSFVETPAYPIVHPEDRKGR
- a CDS encoding D-cysteine desulfhydrase family protein — its product is MPRLTTDELRAAVAKLPHFPLAHTPTPLEHLPKLSKLLGGPQIYIKRDDCTGLTFGGNKTRHNELILGDAIKKQADIFVWGAGIHSNNCRQTAAACAKAGIDIHLVLGRGRPANGPDPIQGNLLLDYLVGAKVEIIEGAIGPEVDEHIMHRSREYAAAGRTVYSWDRKVVKPLAAVGYVTAMIEIAEQAAAQSFTPDAVYLCSAGSTGAGLVAGSKALGLNLPITHCAPIVWPWDTRADMARIAREAGELIGVSVDVESSDIDLSEEYIGPTGYGTSSPAGLEAISLMARQEAILLDPIYSSKAMSGLIDHIRQGRFTADQNVVFVHTGGTPALFSLNDEIMQGIGPRAF